A single window of Acidimicrobiales bacterium DNA harbors:
- a CDS encoding MFS transporter: MVDTADDKATWIEPGEGAYGEPPIGEVHPPGSPRTPTYLKTLLILLVSATFFEGYDNSILSLLLGDIQNTFRVPESTLGWARGVIELGTASAFFFTRIGDRLGRRKLLLYSVVGYTVFTALTALSWDIWSFTAFQLIARIFLGAEYAAAVTMVVEEFPAERRGRALGTLLACAALGVIVIGVLLQLGVQDGPLEWRTLYLVGLVPLALLSVFRTRIKETRRFEEEQQRRAAGQLPQRQSMWESWRPSNRKMLMAVGLIHLGRSLPLIASTAWWAFYAERERGFTSAEIGFYIIFAYGLGVIGYVVCGRLMERIGRRPTATIYFAMGAFWAIVLFQVESKTLAFPALILAVFFGLGAAPVLGAFASELFPTDIRAQSAAWVRNIFEIAGYVFGPVIVGVLGDHSTGAIGSIGDSVSLLMVLWLPGIYVVWRYIPETKGMELEDITGVHA; the protein is encoded by the coding sequence GTGGTCGACACGGCCGACGACAAGGCCACGTGGATCGAGCCCGGGGAGGGCGCCTACGGCGAGCCGCCCATCGGCGAGGTCCACCCGCCCGGCAGCCCCCGCACGCCGACATACCTCAAGACGCTGCTGATCCTGCTCGTCAGCGCCACGTTCTTCGAGGGCTACGACAACTCCATCCTCAGCCTGCTGCTGGGCGACATCCAGAACACCTTCCGCGTGCCCGAGTCGACGCTGGGCTGGGCCCGGGGCGTCATCGAACTGGGCACGGCCAGCGCCTTCTTCTTCACCCGCATCGGCGACCGCCTGGGCAGGCGCAAGCTGCTGCTCTACAGCGTCGTCGGCTACACCGTCTTCACCGCGCTCACCGCCCTCAGTTGGGACATCTGGTCGTTCACCGCCTTCCAGCTCATCGCCCGCATCTTCCTCGGGGCCGAGTACGCGGCGGCCGTCACCATGGTCGTCGAGGAGTTCCCCGCCGAACGCCGGGGCCGCGCCCTCGGCACCTTGCTGGCATGCGCCGCCCTCGGTGTCATCGTCATCGGCGTCCTGCTCCAACTCGGCGTGCAGGACGGCCCCCTCGAATGGCGCACGCTCTACCTCGTCGGGCTGGTGCCGCTGGCCCTCCTGTCGGTGTTCCGCACCCGCATCAAGGAGACCCGCCGCTTCGAGGAGGAGCAACAGCGCCGCGCCGCGGGCCAACTTCCGCAACGCCAGTCGATGTGGGAGTCGTGGCGGCCCTCGAACCGCAAGATGCTCATGGCCGTCGGCCTCATCCACCTGGGCCGGTCGCTCCCCCTCATCGCCTCGACAGCGTGGTGGGCCTTCTACGCCGAACGAGAACGGGGCTTCACCTCGGCCGAGATCGGCTTCTACATCATCTTCGCCTACGGCCTCGGCGTGATCGGCTACGTGGTGTGCGGACGGCTCATGGAGCGCATCGGCCGCCGTCCCACCGCCACCATCTACTTCGCCATGGGCGCCTTCTGGGCCATCGTCCTGTTCCAGGTCGAGAGCAAGACGCTGGCCTTCCCGGCGCTGATCCTCGCCGTGTTCTTCGGCCTGGGCGCGGCGCCCGTGCTCGGCGCCTTCGCCAGCGAACTCTTTCCGACCGACATCCGGGCCCAGTCGGCGGCGTGGGTGCGCAACATCTTCGAGATCGCGGGCTACGTGTTCGGCCCGGTGATCGTCGGCGTCCTGGGCGACCACTCCACCGGCGCCATCGGCAGCATCGGCGACTCCGTCAGCCTGCTCATGGTCCTGTGGCTGCCAGGCATCTACGTGGTCTGGCGCTACATCCCCGAGACCAAAGGCATGGAGCTGGAGGACATCACGGGGGTGCACGCATGA
- a CDS encoding 4Fe-4S ferredoxin has protein sequence MVAATRGERIAARTRNPKWQHAPLRIEMSECINCDTCLRHCPPQFGAIFNHGIDVIIVPELCSGCGKCLPPVCPVDCIYEDPSWSPAPADWWEEPLGPEDPYV, from the coding sequence ATGGTCGCCGCCACGCGGGGGGAGCGGATCGCCGCCCGCACTCGCAACCCGAAGTGGCAGCACGCGCCGCTGCGCATCGAGATGTCGGAGTGCATCAACTGCGACACCTGCTTGCGCCATTGCCCGCCCCAGTTCGGGGCGATCTTCAACCACGGGATCGACGTGATCATCGTGCCCGAGCTGTGCTCGGGGTGCGGGAAGTGCCTCCCGCCCGTGTGCCCTGTCGACTGCATCTACGAGGACCCGAGCTGGTCGCCTGCCCCCGCCGACTGGTGGGAGGAGCCGCTCGGGCCGGAGGACCCCTATGTCTGA
- a CDS encoding alpha/beta fold hydrolase produces MSEPEIAVLPGAEPWSFTGSDDGVLVLHGFTGNPNSMRGLAEAFAAAGFSVEMPLLPGHGTTVDDMKATGWADWVGAALAAYDRLAARCSRVLVAALSMGGGLACRVTLDRPEVLGLVLVNPIAEPPGEALFDILRLSLEQGVEVTPGIGSDIARPGVTESAYDGSPLAPALSMYEGVREMAPRLGEIRCPVLLFTSPQDHVVPPSNSDYLASVVAGPVERVTCERSYHVATLDWDRDDIEQRAVDFARKLTAS; encoded by the coding sequence ATGTCTGAGCCTGAGATCGCTGTCTTGCCGGGCGCCGAGCCGTGGTCGTTCACCGGGTCCGACGACGGGGTGCTGGTGCTGCACGGGTTCACCGGCAACCCCAATTCCATGCGGGGGCTGGCCGAGGCGTTCGCCGCCGCGGGCTTCTCGGTGGAGATGCCGCTGCTGCCGGGGCACGGCACCACGGTCGACGACATGAAGGCAACGGGGTGGGCCGACTGGGTTGGCGCCGCCCTGGCGGCCTACGACCGCTTGGCCGCCCGGTGTTCCCGTGTGCTCGTGGCGGCGCTGTCGATGGGCGGCGGGTTGGCGTGCCGGGTGACGCTCGACCGGCCCGAGGTCCTGGGCCTGGTGTTGGTGAACCCGATCGCCGAGCCGCCGGGAGAGGCGCTGTTCGACATCCTGCGGCTGTCGTTGGAACAGGGGGTCGAGGTGACGCCCGGGATCGGGTCCGACATCGCCCGGCCGGGGGTCACAGAGTCGGCCTACGACGGGTCGCCGCTGGCGCCCGCGCTGTCGATGTACGAAGGGGTCCGGGAGATGGCACCCCGGCTCGGGGAGATCCGCTGCCCCGTGCTGCTGTTCACCTCGCCCCAGGACCACGTGGTGCCGCCCTCGAACTCCGACTACCTCGCCTCGGTCGTCGCCGGGCCGGTGGAACGGGTCACGTGCGAGCGGTCGTACCACGTCGCCACGCTCGACTGGGACCGCGACGACATCGAGCAACGCGCCGTCGACTTCGCCCGCAAGCTCACCGCCTCGTAG
- a CDS encoding type IV toxin-antitoxin system AbiEi family antitoxin domain-containing protein produces MESEFSRHARRQHGLVTRAQAMAAGLSPSGVARRTRDGTWRRVAAGVYAVASSPATWRQRVLAACLALGAVASHRTAAALWGLSGFRPGPVHVLVAAPRSARSTLAIVHRTVELPRADVTTIDGIPVTRLARTLIDLAGTVPARALEEAVDDALCRRLVTLPRLDRRATALLGKGRAGSAAFADVLGSWRGDQPLPQEVAEARLLRRLVHAGLPPPIPQHEVYTPDGRFVGRLDLAWPDVRVGFELDGFRWHGSPRASQRDLARHNRLKALSWTVLQAMPADLAADGAHLAELARPLLASQRDPPMDERRPA; encoded by the coding sequence ATGGAATCCGAGTTCTCCCGCCACGCGCGGCGCCAGCACGGCCTCGTCACCCGTGCCCAGGCCATGGCCGCCGGGTTGTCGCCGTCCGGAGTCGCCCGCCGTACACGTGACGGGACGTGGCGGCGCGTCGCCGCGGGCGTCTATGCCGTTGCCTCCTCTCCGGCGACTTGGCGGCAACGGGTGCTCGCCGCCTGCCTCGCCCTCGGCGCAGTCGCGTCACACCGCACCGCCGCTGCACTGTGGGGACTCTCGGGCTTTCGCCCCGGGCCGGTCCACGTACTCGTCGCGGCGCCTCGTAGCGCACGAAGCACGCTCGCCATCGTCCACCGGACGGTCGAGCTCCCGCGGGCCGACGTCACCACCATCGACGGGATCCCGGTCACGCGGTTGGCCCGCACGCTGATCGACCTGGCGGGCACGGTGCCCGCTCGCGCCTTGGAGGAAGCCGTCGACGACGCCCTGTGCCGTCGCCTCGTCACGCTCCCGCGCCTCGACCGCCGGGCCACGGCGCTGCTCGGCAAAGGGCGGGCGGGCTCGGCCGCCTTCGCCGACGTCCTCGGATCGTGGCGCGGCGACCAGCCGTTGCCGCAGGAGGTGGCCGAAGCGCGCCTCCTGCGCCGGCTCGTCCACGCCGGGCTGCCGCCGCCGATCCCGCAGCACGAGGTCTATACGCCCGACGGCCGGTTTGTGGGCAGGCTCGACCTGGCGTGGCCCGACGTACGAGTGGGCTTCGAGCTCGACGGCTTCCGGTGGCACGGCTCGCCCCGCGCCTCCCAGCGCGACCTGGCCCGCCACAACCGGCTCAAAGCCCTGAGCTGGACGGTCCTGCAAGCCATGCCCGCCGACTTGGCCGCCGACGGCGCCCACCTGGCGGAGCTGGCCCGGCCCTTGCTCGCCTCCCAGCGTGACCCACCGATGGACGAGCGGCGCCCCGCCTAG
- the gatC gene encoding Asp-tRNA(Asn)/Glu-tRNA(Gln) amidotransferase subunit GatC: protein MPPERLTAADVAHVAKLARLDITEEETDLFAEQLAAVLDHAADVAALDTAGVPPTAHPLPLQNVLRPDQPRPGLDRDEVLAQAPDAEDNRFKVPRILGESP from the coding sequence ATGCCGCCGGAACGCTTGACGGCCGCCGACGTCGCCCACGTGGCGAAGCTGGCCCGTCTCGACATAACCGAGGAGGAGACCGACCTGTTCGCCGAACAGCTCGCCGCCGTCCTCGACCACGCCGCTGACGTGGCTGCCCTCGACACCGCCGGGGTACCGCCGACGGCCCACCCCTTGCCGCTTCAGAACGTGCTGCGGCCCGACCAGCCGCGGCCCGGGCTCGACCGCGACGAGGTGTTGGCCCAGGCGCCCGACGCCGAGGACAACCGCTTCAAAGTGCCGCGCATCCTCGGGGAGTCCCCGTGA
- the gatA gene encoding Asp-tRNA(Asn)/Glu-tRNA(Gln) amidotransferase subunit GatA, translating to MTTAREIAAGVRTGGLTAREVVEQALAAIAEREPELHAFNHVMAEEARAAAAVVDQKIATGEDPGPLAGVPVALKDNLCTRGVPTTCSSRILDGWLPPYDATVVERVRNAGGIVVGKTNLDEFAMGSSTENSAFGPTRNPHDPGRVPGGSSGGSAAAVAADFVPLALGSDTGGSIRQPAAFCGVVGVKPTYGAVSRYGLIAFASSLDQIGPFAKNVGDAALLLEVVGGHDPCDSTSIDAPPMPLADHLSRGVDGLRIGLVTELMNGIEPDVEAKVREAADKLTAAGAKVEEVSVPAAIHGLSAYYLIAPAEASSNLARYDGVRYGLRKPAPDITTMYGATRAAGFGPEVKRRIMLGTYALSAGYYDAYYGQAQRVRTLIIRDFEAAYADHDVLISPTTPSTAFAFGAKKDPLSMYMSDVCTIPSNLAGHPAMSVPFGAGDDGMPVGVQVMAPALGEQLMFRVAQALEDAAR from the coding sequence GTGACGACGGCCCGCGAGATCGCTGCGGGCGTCCGCACCGGCGGCCTGACGGCGCGCGAGGTCGTGGAGCAGGCGCTGGCGGCAATCGCCGAACGTGAGCCGGAGCTGCACGCCTTCAACCACGTCATGGCCGAAGAGGCGCGCGCCGCCGCCGCCGTCGTCGACCAGAAGATCGCCACCGGCGAGGACCCCGGCCCGTTGGCGGGCGTCCCTGTCGCGCTCAAAGACAACCTGTGCACCCGGGGCGTCCCCACGACGTGCAGCAGCCGCATCCTCGACGGCTGGCTGCCGCCGTACGACGCCACGGTGGTCGAGCGCGTGCGCAACGCGGGCGGCATCGTGGTGGGCAAGACGAACCTCGACGAGTTCGCCATGGGCTCGTCGACCGAGAACTCGGCTTTCGGCCCCACCCGCAACCCGCACGACCCCGGCCGAGTGCCCGGCGGGTCGAGCGGCGGGAGCGCGGCGGCGGTGGCCGCCGACTTCGTCCCCCTCGCCCTCGGCTCCGACACCGGCGGTTCGATCCGTCAGCCCGCCGCCTTCTGTGGCGTCGTCGGGGTGAAGCCGACCTACGGCGCCGTCTCCCGCTACGGCCTCATCGCCTTCGCCAGTTCACTCGACCAGATCGGCCCGTTCGCCAAGAACGTGGGCGACGCCGCCCTCCTGCTCGAGGTCGTCGGCGGCCACGACCCGTGCGACAGCACCTCGATCGACGCGCCGCCGATGCCGCTGGCCGACCACCTGAGCCGTGGCGTCGACGGGCTGCGCATCGGCCTGGTCACCGAGTTGATGAACGGCATCGAACCCGATGTCGAGGCCAAGGTCAGGGAAGCGGCCGACAAGCTCACCGCCGCGGGCGCCAAGGTCGAGGAGGTGAGCGTTCCCGCGGCCATCCACGGCCTGTCGGCCTACTACCTCATCGCCCCGGCCGAGGCGTCGAGCAACCTGGCCCGCTACGACGGCGTCCGTTACGGCCTGCGCAAGCCCGCCCCCGACATCACGACCATGTACGGCGCCACCCGGGCCGCCGGCTTCGGCCCCGAGGTCAAGCGCCGCATCATGCTCGGCACCTACGCCCTCAGCGCCGGCTACTACGACGCCTACTACGGCCAGGCCCAGCGGGTGCGCACGCTGATCATCCGCGACTTCGAGGCGGCCTACGCCGACCACGACGTCCTCATCTCCCCGACCACGCCGAGCACGGCCTTCGCCTTCGGCGCCAAGAAGGACCCGCTGTCGATGTACATGAGCGACGTGTGCACCATCCCGTCGAACCTGGCCGGCCACCCCGCCATGAGCGTCCCCTTCGGCGCGGGCGACGACGGCATGCCCGTCGGCGTCCAGGTCATGGCGCCCGCGCTGGGCGAGCAACTCATGTTCCGAGTGGCCCAGGCACTGGAGGACGCAGCCCGATGA
- the gatB gene encoding Asp-tRNA(Asn)/Glu-tRNA(Gln) amidotransferase subunit GatB, with amino-acid sequence MTAWEMVIGLEVHCELKTQTKLFCGCRNAFGDEPNTNVCPVCLGLPGSLPVLNEQAVELAMRIGEALECTIKPSIFHRKNYFYPDMPKDYQISQYDEPINVDGRLELPDGSVVGIERAHLEEDTGKTTHLGATGRIQGADESLVDYNRAGIPLVEIVSRPDIRGAEQARAYVSELRSILVATGASDGKMEEGSLRVDANVSVRPDGTAPYGTRCEIKNLNSLRSLGRAIEYEAARQIQLLEAGERVVQETRHWNEGEGRTVGGRSKEEAYDYRYFPEPDLVPVAPAAEWIDQVRKALPVLPAARRKRLAEAAGTTPADVAVVVELDLDTLVFGAISAGADAKLAINRAANEVAANLDGITHLSPDAFTRVLKMEGNGDLTATQSKQVLAALLAGEGDDPEAIAKERGFEAMAGDALATAVDEIIAASPAEWQRFKDGDQKVTGFFVGQVMKATGGKADGKAVTALLRQRAT; translated from the coding sequence ATGACGGCGTGGGAGATGGTGATCGGCCTCGAAGTCCACTGCGAACTCAAGACGCAGACCAAGCTCTTCTGCGGTTGCCGCAACGCCTTCGGCGACGAGCCCAACACCAACGTGTGCCCCGTCTGCCTCGGCCTGCCCGGGTCGCTGCCCGTCCTCAACGAGCAGGCCGTCGAGCTCGCCATGCGCATCGGCGAAGCGCTGGAGTGCACGATCAAGCCGAGCATCTTCCACCGGAAGAACTACTTCTATCCGGACATGCCCAAGGACTACCAGATCAGCCAGTACGACGAGCCCATCAACGTCGACGGCCGCCTGGAGCTGCCCGACGGCAGCGTCGTGGGCATCGAGCGGGCGCACCTGGAAGAGGACACCGGCAAGACGACGCACCTGGGCGCCACCGGCCGCATCCAGGGCGCCGACGAGTCGTTGGTCGACTACAACCGGGCCGGCATTCCACTCGTAGAGATCGTCAGCCGCCCCGACATCCGCGGAGCCGAGCAGGCCCGCGCCTACGTCAGCGAACTGCGCTCGATCCTCGTCGCCACCGGCGCCTCCGACGGCAAGATGGAAGAAGGCAGCCTGCGCGTCGACGCCAATGTGTCCGTGCGCCCCGACGGCACAGCCCCCTACGGCACCCGCTGCGAGATCAAGAACCTCAACTCCCTGCGCAGCCTGGGCCGGGCCATCGAGTACGAGGCCGCCCGCCAGATCCAGCTCCTCGAAGCAGGGGAGCGGGTGGTGCAGGAGACCCGTCACTGGAACGAAGGCGAGGGACGCACGGTCGGCGGCCGCTCCAAAGAAGAGGCCTACGACTACCGCTACTTCCCCGAGCCCGACCTCGTCCCCGTGGCGCCGGCGGCCGAATGGATCGACCAGGTGCGCAAGGCGCTGCCCGTGCTCCCCGCCGCCCGTCGCAAGCGGCTGGCCGAAGCGGCCGGCACCACGCCCGCCGACGTCGCCGTCGTGGTCGAGCTCGACCTCGACACGCTCGTGTTCGGCGCCATCAGCGCAGGCGCCGACGCCAAGCTCGCCATCAACCGGGCCGCCAACGAAGTAGCCGCCAACCTCGACGGCATCACGCACCTCAGCCCCGACGCCTTCACCCGGGTGCTCAAGATGGAGGGCAACGGCGACCTGACCGCGACCCAGTCGAAGCAGGTACTGGCCGCCCTCCTGGCCGGCGAAGGCGACGACCCCGAGGCCATCGCCAAGGAGCGGGGCTTCGAGGCCATGGCGGGCGACGCTCTCGCCACCGCGGTCGACGAGATCATCGCCGCCAGCCCCGCCGAGTGGCAGCGCTTCAAGGACGGCGATCAGAAGGTCACGGGCTTTTTCGTGGGCCAGGTCATGAAGGCCACCGGCGGCAAGGCCGACGGCAAAGCCGTCACCGCCCTGCTCCGCCAACGAGCCACCTAG